The DNA segment tggtctactaaccttgccCCCTGTAAacatttctataacaagcagaaaACGCTGTTTGCAGAGcggtattttatatatatatattaatattaattttaagttttaaaagatgaaagaaataaaaagtatattttgtcaaatatatcatataaaaaaattaccattgaaatgttttatttattatgtacaaagacaaaacaagggtccaaaaattTACTGTCGTAGACCTTAGATGGTAACCTTGTCACCTATATTAGACTTCGCTGAAATTTCTTGGGACAAAAGCATGTAGGCTGTCATTttgactattattattattattattattattattattattaaatatggaATACGCTCCAAGAGGAGTGGAAGGATTAACTTAATCTAACGTCATGACACGTGTTATAGTATAGGCGATCatcatgacgtcatattaattacgTCACTTCgaaggctttcacccctcttgaagagtatttctttttaaaaaaagcaaaatggtagacgtaaaaaaacacaaaaaaaaacgttttttatcCTAGGAGATCTCAGCAAAGTTTATATAGGTAATATGGTTACAttctaaagtccgaaccaaattgttaacaactaggCCTAcgataaattgctctcctacctttactTACCGTTCGATTCCCCCCAAATTtggtccagacacaaatcgtgaAAAAACCACATTCGGCACATAGGCTATTCCACATACGAGACTGTAACAAAGTCACcgatatcgacttcgctgagatcgcacagggtaaaatacatgtagttttctgccgtctgccattttgcctGTTTGCTTTAAATGCTAGTTGGAGATCAGTTATAGGGcctatatgaatgaatgaatgtatgaatgaatgaatgtttaacaacaccctaacacaaaaaatacagattggcttttgggtgtcagacttcaccactagagcacattgattaattactaacaaacatttggtaattctgacacatagtcatcagagcaaacccactacatttttcctaattcagcaagggatcttttatttatatgcactttcccacagacaggaaagcacataccatggcctttgaccagttgtgggcgcactggttggaatgagaaaaaacccagtcactTGAACGGatctactgaggtggttcgattctgccaTGCAaaaacacctcaagtgagcactcaaccgagcTAGGCCTTCTAGAGCTATAGAACGAGTTTGTGTTTCATAGGATTTGGCCCATTTGTGACAGCACAATTAATGCAATCAGTATAATAACATTTCTAAGAGAGTAAAAGTGAAAATGAACTATCAACTCTCAgaaattttatatattcatatattacaTCACCATCAAAATTTGTTGGTGCCCTGTAGGTGACATGTAATGCTTTAGCtatactcttcttcttcttcttcttcttcttcttcttcttcttcttcttattattattatagatgtATCCACATCATCAACCCTGGATTTATTGTTGTTGGGTGGCGGAGATACCTGTGGTCAGTATGGTCATCAAACACTGTGTTCTTCAAATTCTCTTCTGCTTTACAGTCTCATGTCTCAATAATATAAAGTTTTAGAGATAGCTGGTTATGCTGATCACTGCTTGATTTTGTAAGCTATTCTTGCCTAGCTTGCtcttatagttttaaaaaaaatcatgatttaattaatatataaattatttgacagtatatactacatgtactttcattTCCATTTATATAGTACCTACATGTTTCTTTTCATATATGATAATTATTGTGGTAATTGTAGATATATCATCAGACTTTATCGACCATGGAtttttattgttctttttttaaataattttcttttcattttattgttcaAATGACTTTTGTTGCATTTCAGAAAACTAGTACACCAAAGAGATGCACTAAGATGTGTGTGGACAAAGTCTCGCATCCACAAGACACTACCCCATCTGACAGCATCAATGATGCTGCTTCCACATCTCGGATGACAAGAAGCAGAGGAAAGCTAGACACAAGGAAACAAGGCAAACGAGATGCTGAGGTAAGATGTCAGATACACGATGACACGCCGCCGAAAAAACCAAGACAAAGTGCACGTAAAAAGGTGGGGCCTGATGAACCAGTGAGAAAAATGTCAAGTTGTGGCTCTGATTTGAAGACAGAAAGCAGAAACATGTCTCCTTTGAAATCAGTCAGTGATAGTTCAAACAGAGATGCTGAAGCTAGTAATTGTACTCCTTACAGACGAACAAGAGGACGTCCGCCAAGTAAAGTCAAGTCTAATCCTGTGTatccaaaggaaaaaaatataaatgccTATTCAGAAGCAGAATCATGTGGGGATTGTGCGACTAACACGAACAGAAATCCAAATATGGGCACGCCAAATTCAAGTCTGAACCAGAAATCTTTTATTGACATAAAATCCAGTAacaattctgaagaaaaaatattgaaatgtgaCTCACAGAGACATAATCggctaaaaacaaatgaaaaagacGAATATATGAACGTATGTCCTAAGCACACTGGAAGTAGTTTGCATAATCTGGAAGGTACAACTGAGCCACagccaaaacaaaaatgtccacACTGGAATACAGAGAAAAGTCTCAATATTTCACAGGTGACTCAAAGTGTTGGTGAACTACGTATAGAAAAAGTACAGGGTTCCTCGAGGCAGACAAAGCGGTGCATTATTTTCACTGACACGCATGAGTCGAATGTACAAGAAGATAACAAATGCACTAGTAATTCAGCAGCCATCTCATCATCCTCTACTTCACAACTACCATTCAAACATCATTTCACTAAAACTGATGGACGTGATTCAGACGGCTTGATTGCTTGTGATACACCAACAACTGCCATAAGACAATCCAAACAGGTTCTCTCCAAAAATGCTACCCATGATTTAGACGATGAACCAGTTAGTGATCCCACATCAAAGTTGCATAAAAATGTAATCACAACACGCAAAAGTCCACGCCTATTGCGTAAATATAGTGACGGGTTAGAAAAGGAATCTGATAGTAAGCATTTAGGAAATACACAGGAATCAAGAAATGGTAATCTGGTAACAAAGAGGTCTTCAAAATGTTCATCTAATAGTGAATATCTATTGGGAAGGACTAACGTTTTAGTTGATCCTCTTCAGCATTTGCCAAAGCATCATTCAATAGGTAAGAATGATGTGGATGTGCACTCCCGTTCCCAAACCAGTGTGCTCAGCCAGTCCCCAGTATCATTACTGAAGCATGATGCACATTTACTTCCACACAAATCGGGTCCAGTTGTAACAGAGTCATCTGAAACTACCAGACTTATCACAACTGATTGTAGCATCATGAAAGATGGCAAGGTTGATCCAAAGTCAACTTTGCCTGATGTGCTGCGGACCACACTACCAGGCCAAAGTGCAGCAGTTATATCAGAGGTGGTCAAGTTTAAAAATCAGAGTATCTCGAACATGACAGAAAGTTCAAAAGACAAAGACAATAGGACTTATGAATCAAACATAATTTCTAGCAATACATTGAAAGGAGACAAAAGAATCAACAACAGAAGCATCACTGGTCTAACTAATTACCCAAAAGTGACGAACGAACAAGTACCTGGTGTACCTGTATCTGAAGTTAAAACAGGTAGTAAGTCTATCGTACAGTATTCTTTGCCCCTGGCATGTTCAAGTTTAACAGAAGCTCAAGGGGCATCGGATGATGTTACTTCTAAAGAATCAAATGATGTTTTACGGTCTTGTACTATTGTCAACACAGATGATTTTCAATCCCACATTTCACACAAAGTAGAGGACAATAAAGGAATCAATGTGCACAACGGTTCTTGTGATATTTCTCTTGTATCTTTAGATGAGATGTTTTGTCCACAAAACCATATGTCCAGTCAATGGAATTGTGATATGTCTGAAGAACAAGCCAGTATGTCGTCCAGTGAATCAGATGGCGAGATGCGATACAACGTTGATGACTTTGTTTCGCGACGTCGCCGATTGAGAAGTGAATCTCAAGACAGTGAGCTCTGGGAAGGTTTGCCCTCAAGTGTCAGATATCGTAAATCAGTGTCGAAATTACCACAGATAAAATCCACGGATGCACAGAATGATTTCATTCTGGAAGAAGGGGAAACCTGTGTTGCACCCCACTTGTTCACCGACAGTGTTGATGACATGGGGCTGGGAATATGTAGACAATCTACCTCCACTGTGATAAATTCTGATACTGACTCACAGTTGGTACCTAGATGTCATGAAAAACCTGCAGACAATGAAATAGGATGTAACAAAGTGAATACCAATTGTTCATCAGAAACTAAGCACCACAGTGCTAATATTACAGAGGATTGTGAAATTAAGATGGTCACAGCTCCTACAAAATCAACAGAAATTCATACACCTATTGCAGATAGTTTGAAAAGATTAGATCCCATATTACCAAATAAGGAATCATGCAGGTCATTGGGTGATAACAGAACTCTGGTACGAgaaaaaacacctaaaaaaaCTGGGACTGATAACTCACAGACATGTGACCAACCATCCACCTCTCAAAATCACAGAAATGACTGTAAAGAAATGGAAACAGATGCATCAAGTACAAAGAAAGTATTACCACCAACAATAAAAGAGGATCAAGTTCAAACTAATGCTTcaagtaattttaaacatactatgaattacaacaacaaaaaagacagTCCAGGTAGCCTACAAATGGAGAAAAATTTACAAGAAACCCATGCTCTGAACACAATCACTTTTAGTGAAGACCAAACCAAAGTTCAAGGCTCATGTGATTCAGAATTAAAAATGACAAGGTTAGGAGTCAATAGTTTGTGTCCTAGAATTAAAAACGAAACTTCCAGTGCAACCAGAAGTACAGCTGATAAACCACGTACAAGGAATGGGACAGCAAAAGCTGAATCTAATCATAACAAATCCTCAGACACATTTGTAAAAGAAAGCATGCCTAGTGACAGTCATGATTgcagtctggaaaacaaatgtgaaatatttcTGGCACCTCTTAACAAGCGTCTTCCATCCAGTCAACGTAGAGATCGCACCTCAACAGATAAAGTGGAACCGAAGAATACATCATCAAATTCACTGCCTCGCTACACACTGAAAAATACACCAAGACCAACGAGTTCGCATTCAATTCCATGGATGTACAACATACAAAGACTTAACAGTGACTGCCAAGCTTCTCCAGCCTTGAACTGTAGATCCAAAGCAAAGACAACAGACAATGTTTCAGCTTCCTCAACCATTAACTGTAGTTCTAAAGGGATGTCAACAGATAGCGCCCTGTCATCACCAATGTTACGTTATAGCTCCCAAATAAAGTCTACTGATCCCGGACTGGCTTCCCCAGCCTCAGATGTTCAACCCTCAACAAAGACAACAGAATCAAACACCATCTGTTCCACATCATATGCAAATAATTCAGTGACAAGGTCAAATCAGAGTACTAAACCAACTGCCTCTTTAATGTCCACTCACTGTTCTAGTAATTTAGAAGGAAAGAAACCAGCGGAAGACAGTAATCTAAGTAACATAAGTTCTGTGAAAATTGTCAAAGAAATCAAAACTGAACTAAATAGTGACAAAACAGATGTGGATAACAATAAAGGTTCTTCAACTGCAAATAAGCAAAGTGAAGATGAAATGGGGTCTTCATCCTGtgtcagaaaacaaaacatgacagCAAATGAAACTTCGCGTTTCTCATATGAGAAAATAGTATTGACTGAAACTGCAAATGAAACAATAGTAAACGACATTAAGTTGAATTATCAGAAATCCAAATTCCCCAAGGTAGTTTTAACACCACTGAAACGAAGTCAGCGCTTGATACAAAAATATGGCATCGACACTCCCTTTAAGGAAGTCAGAATTAAGCAGAAGAGAAAAAAGCATGATGGTACTGGTACTTTGTCTGCAGAAATATCACAGTGTGAGACTCCCGATGGTAGCAAGGCCACCAAAGAGACATCACTGGACTGTGTTAAGCCAGCATCAGATGGCAGTCAGGGTGGCAATGACAAAGAGAGAAAGCTTGCTGTGAGGAGGCATCGGCGTAAACAAGACCTACTCGGATACCAACTCATTGATACAGATGATGCACTCGAGGATAGGCCATTGTCCAAAAGCAGAAAAAAGGCTCATATTCGCAGTAACAGTTTGCCACACGTTTACAAGGATCAAACTGACAAAGTGCAAAAGACGAAAGATCCCGAAAAACGAAAGAACAAAAAAgggtaataattataattgctTAAACGTTAACATCTATTTTAATCTATcagggaggggggtggggggggggggggggggggggggtggaagaATGAAACAGTATTGGTGATGATGATCACGATGACGGTTATGATTGTGATTATTATCAATCATTTGAAACCAGTAAAcggtattattttataatataaacaagGCTATTTATAAGGCTCActtatggtatatataaaaacattattggtatgtcaaaggcaCTGTATCGTTATTTTATGCATGTGTTCATGAAATGTCGTTAAATGcccttttatttaaaacaacaatttaCTTCAGTAGTTGTGGAAGTCTGCACAACTATCACTACCATTGCAACTTTTCTTCATATAATATTAGGTCAAAGTGTTTAGTAAAGTGAGACATTAAAGTAATGGCAATGATACTCTATATTTCATATACCAATCAATAATTGAAATCAAATTATCTGTACATTTGCTAATCCAAAGGgtttaaattaaaagaatatattatttatatgttaaaagTGTTATAAGAAATTGAGCTAAGTGAAAAGATTAATTTAAGTGGTCATtctcaattattaatattttctcaagtatatacatgtatgatacatgtacaaaccATACTCCATTTTGGTACCTTTTCAAAAAAGGTGAAAAGAATTAAGTTTTTCATCggcatgttttaaaaacatatgctGGTATTAGCCGAACCTCTCATGAAACTGTTGATAATTATAAAC comes from the Gigantopelta aegis isolate Gae_Host chromosome 14, Gae_host_genome, whole genome shotgun sequence genome and includes:
- the LOC121388497 gene encoding uncharacterized protein LOC121388497 isoform X2 gives rise to the protein METRQKQIGPIDDVSLTPTRRTTRSNRADQDGGDMNACAKHTIKQKTSTPKRCTKMCVDKVSHPQDTTPSDSINDAASTSRMTRSRGKLDTRKQGKRDAEVRCQIHDDTPPKKPRQSARKKVGPDEPVRKMSSCGSDLKTESRNMSPLKSVSDSSNRDAEASNCTPYRRTRGRPPSKVKSNPVYPKEKNINAYSEAESCGDCATNTNRNPNMGTPNSSLNQKSFIDIKSSNNSEEKILKCDSQRHNRLKTNEKDEYMNVCPKHTGSSLHNLEGTTEPQPKQKCPHWNTEKSLNISQVTQSVGELRIEKVQGSSRQTKRCIIFTDTHESNVQEDNKCTSNSAAISSSSTSQLPFKHHFTKTDGRDSDGLIACDTPTTAIRQSKQVLSKNATHDLDDEPVSDPTSKLHKNVITTRKSPRLLRKYSDGLEKESDSKHLGNTQESRNGNLVTKRSSKCSSNSEYLLGRTNVLVDPLQHLPKHHSIGKNDVDVHSRSQTSVLSQSPVSLLKHDAHLLPHKSGPVVTESSETTRLITTDCSIMKDGKVDPKSTLPDVLRTTLPGQSAAVISEVVKFKNQSISNMTESSKDKDNRTYESNIISSNTLKGDKRINNRSITGLTNYPKVTNEQVPGVPVSEVKTGSKSIVQYSLPLACSSLTEAQGASDDVTSKESNDVLRSCTIVNTDDFQSHISHKVEDNKGINVHNGSCDISLVSLDEMFCPQNHMSSQWNCDMSEEQASMSSSESDGEMRYNVDDFVSRRRRLRSESQDSELWEGLPSSVRYRKSVSKLPQIKSTDAQNDFILEEGETCVAPHLFTDSVDDMGLGICRQSTSTVINSDTDSQLVPRCHEKPADNEIGCNKVNTNCSSETKHHSANITEDCEIKMVTAPTKSTEIHTPIADSLKRLDPILPNKESCRSLGDNRTLVREKTPKKTGTDNSQTCDQPSTSQNHRNDCKEMETDASSTKKVLPPTIKEDQVQTNASSNFKHTMNYNNKKDSPGSLQMEKNLQETHALNTITFSEDQTKVQGSCDSELKMTRLGVNSLCPRIKNETSSATRSTADKPRTRNGTAKAESNHNKSSDTFVKESMPSDSHDCSLENKCEIFLAPLNKRLPSSQRRDRTSTDKVEPKNTSSNSLPRYTLKNTPRPTSSHSIPWMYNIQRLNSDCQASPALNCRSKAKTTDNVSASSTINCSSKGMSTDSALSSPMLRYSSQIKSTDPGLASPASDVQPSTKTTESNTICSTSYANNSVTRSNQSTKPTASLMSTHCSSNLEGKKPAEDSNLSNISSVKIVKEIKTELNSDKTDVDNNKGSSTANKQSEDEMGSSSCVRKQNMTANETSRFSYEKIVLTETANETIVNDIKLNYQKSKFPKVVLTPLKRSQRLIQKYGIDTPFKEVRIKQKRKKHDGTGTLSAEISQCETPDGSKATKETSLDCVKPASDGSQGGNDKERKLAVRRHRRKQDLLGYQLIDTDDALEDRPLSKSRKKAHIRSNSLPHVYKDQTDKVQKTKDPEKRKNKKGKNKPKASLSVSTPSNIFGLRRKRGPVVDEELLANPLYNKHACVLWSSEHRRHYHLIHPEADFSQLDNILRKHWEELLPTEKMKYFNRARDAVLDEFKHSKKPSNETTSGS
- the LOC121388497 gene encoding uncharacterized protein LOC121388497 isoform X1 → METRQKQIGPIDDVSLTPTRRTTRSNRADQDGGDMNACAKHTIKQKTSTPKRCTKMCVDKVSHPQDTTPSDSINDAASTSRMTRSRGKLDTRKQGKRDAEVRCQIHDDTPPKKPRQSARKKVGPDEPVRKMSSCGSDLKTESRNMSPLKSVSDSSNRDAEASNCTPYRRTRGRPPSKVKSNPVYPKEKNINAYSEAESCGDCATNTNRNPNMGTPNSSLNQKSFIDIKSSNNSEEKILKCDSQRHNRLKTNEKDEYMNVCPKHTGSSLHNLEGTTEPQPKQKCPHWNTEKSLNISQVTQSVGELRIEKVQGSSRQTKRCIIFTDTHESNVQEDNKCTSNSAAISSSSTSQLPFKHHFTKTDGRDSDGLIACDTPTTAIRQSKQVLSKNATHDLDDEPVSDPTSKLHKNVITTRKSPRLLRKYSDGLEKESDSKHLGNTQESRNGNLVTKRSSKCSSNSEYLLGRTNVLVDPLQHLPKHHSIGKNDVDVHSRSQTSVLSQSPVSLLKHDAHLLPHKSGPVVTESSETTRLITTDCSIMKDGKVDPKSTLPDVLRTTLPGQSAAVISEVVKFKNQSISNMTESSKDKDNRTYESNIISSNTLKGDKRINNRSITGLTNYPKVTNEQVPGVPVSEVKTGSKSIVQYSLPLACSSLTEAQGASDDVTSKESNDVLRSCTIVNTDDFQSHISHKVEDNKGINVHNGSCDISLVSLDEMFCPQNHMSSQWNCDMSEEQASMSSSESDGEMRYNVDDFVSRRRRLRSESQDSELWEGLPSSVRYRKSVSKLPQIKSTDAQNDFILEEGETCVAPHLFTDSVDDMGLGICRQSTSTVINSDTDSQLVPRCHEKPADNEIGCNKVNTNCSSETKHHSANITEDCEIKMVTAPTKSTEIHTPIADSLKRLDPILPNKESCRSLGDNRTLVREKTPKKTGTDNSQTCDQPSTSQNHRNDCKEMETDASSTKKVLPPTIKEDQVQTNASSNFKHTMNYNNKKDSPGSLQMEKNLQETHALNTITFSEDQTKVQGSCDSELKMTRLGVNSLCPRIKNETSSATRSTADKPRTRNGTAKAESNHNKSSDTFVKESMPSDSHDCSLENKCEIFLAPLNKRLPSSQRRDRTSTDKVEPKNTSSNSLPRYTLKNTPRPTSSHSIPWMYNIQRLNSDCQASPALNCRSKAKTTDNVSASSTINCSSKGMSTDSALSSPMLRYSSQIKSTDPGLASPASDVQPSTKTTESNTICSTSYANNSVTRSNQSTKPTASLMSTHCSSNLEGKKPAEDSNLSNISSVKIVKEIKTELNSDKTDVDNNKGSSTANKQSEDEMGSSSCVRKQNMTANETSRFSYEKIVLTETANETIVNDIKLNYQKSKFPKVVLTPLKRSQRLIQKYGIDTPFKEVRIKQKRKKHDGTGTLSAEISQCETPDGSKATKETSLDCVKPASDGSQGGNDKERKLAVRRHRRKQDLLGYQLIDTDDALEDRPLSKSRKKAHIRSNSLPHVYKDQTDKVQKTKDPEKRKNKKGKNKPKASLSVSTPSNIFGLRRKRGPVVDEELLANPLYNKHACVLWSSEHRRHYHLIHPEADFSQLDNILRKHWEELLPTEKMKYFNRARDAVLDEFKHSKKPSNALKQKARSKESDVNISPMEKFCQLNAKRQKELLSKWLYFYQKVLSCRDYKWFIADVQRTLKSIQSSQKGEHKPLTSRKLEHRKLLFEKINKVKPRVISQYMDRCKKNSKSNDLNQKRVIQNLIKGLPQNFPKGYRAKCLTTILEDLRELESRSLLNVIGIPKCTPSYTNVFKGLAETNRPSDECCSSGSRFHYDGNKAESKNRNGDNQKTSDTETAGSTVPNPLQDISDNDYVNKLLGELHTMKELPILEARVIDSVFIDLASSNTEQPVCAESSSSSSSSSAAAADPGSASCSVVAALHKNATEAFQRSQSGNGETCCEFDSPSCILSTWLVADRVDTETEHTHNT